One genomic window of Acidobacteriota bacterium includes the following:
- a CDS encoding aspartyl protease family protein produces MGQVRTTLTITNRADEIRAADGTISADQIRKLTLDNVLADTGATTLCLPSEIIKQLGLAPLKEVMTSTAAGYQRTTVYQDAKVSLEGREGVFQCLELPGGESILLGVIPMEELGIELDLQKHELKFLPMEPGNSYYTAFGHTLCHSDGTPIDENEMRVERQ; encoded by the coding sequence ATGGGACAAGTTAGAACAACGCTTACGATAACCAATCGGGCAGACGAGATTCGCGCGGCTGATGGGACAATTTCGGCTGATCAAATTCGCAAACTAACGCTCGACAATGTGCTTGCTGATACAGGTGCGACCACATTGTGTCTGCCTTCAGAGATTATTAAACAGCTTGGTTTGGCTCCTCTCAAAGAAGTCATGACTTCTACAGCCGCTGGTTATCAGCGCACAACCGTTTATCAGGATGCCAAGGTCTCCCTTGAAGGGCGCGAAGGTGTTTTTCAATGTTTGGAATTGCCAGGCGGAGAAAGCATTTTGCTAGGCGTCATTCCTATGGAAGAGTTGGGGATTGAGCTTGATTTACAAAAACACGAGCTGAAGTTCCTTCCGATGGAGCCTGGCAACAGTTATTACACTGCATTTGGCCACACGCTTTGCCACTCTGACGGCACACCGATTGATGAAAACGAAATGAGAGTAGAACGGCAATGA